Proteins encoded together in one Impatiens glandulifera chromosome 1, dImpGla2.1, whole genome shotgun sequence window:
- the LOC124942347 gene encoding photosystem I subunit O-like — protein sequence MIIFADNLGSYGFRFREVSPRTYCFANFERDWKDLNVIGFGLIGWLAPSSIPAINDNSLTGLFFSSIGTELAHFPTGPALTWHMRLFLALTFGQIGFKSRTEDYFNKIN from the exons ATGATaatatttgcagataatctcggatcatatgggttccgtttcagggaagtttCTCCAAGAACTTActgtttcgctaa TTTCGAGAGGGATTGGAAAGATCTGAACGTGATTGGGTTTGGGTTGATCGGATGGTTAGCACCTTCTAGTATTCCGGCGATCAACGACAACAGTTTGACCGGACTCTTCTTTTCCAGCATTGGGACTGAGCTTGCTCACTTCCCAACTGGCCCTGCTCTCACTTGGCACATGAGATTGTTCTTGGCATTGACTTTTGGACAAATTGGATTCAAGAGTAGGACTGAAGATtacttcaataaaataaattaa
- the LOC124919726 gene encoding probable serine/threonine-protein kinase clkA has product MMDDLSSVDAILKFLRRNNFTRAEAALLNELKSCNSNNVNGYLDRLTVDRKDPCTELEERNRGTKHAGNQGKSGDISKEMRHVIGRNESDRDKRTTDISVGQVSKPYEISETLEDIKLDLCSWKFTPPNGQIEHCQNDGNIYGDSFFEFKVPSNQKNCQAEFDSADVNAISGKALCVSNEKTTTWSESSSKPKNLLVGDKTKGYKCKDGFVVMDSLCSKKAEPADGTLDLRKDCSVKTVFPLPTMGVLNTNASHTSGREEVYKKSETVDAEKALSIGSSHDFFERNDMNNIGFLPAFQHQKEELPRLPPVRLKADEKAVTHTYEEQFNNVGYGSKITNADNGPIIGSYLNVPFGQEINLGGMKRGGGGSWLSVSHGITEDNSDLMSGFAAIRDGLSESIDYTNEYWDSDEYDDDDDIGYMRQPIEDEAWFLAHEIDYPSDNEKGTGHGSVPDAQESGPSKEDDNQSFADEDSYFSGEKYLKPENVGSAIVTGDSIVLQANDIYERTYENGLVPRFDDDCLENNHHDSVRSIGVGINSDGINEGFGRVSDHECDVGFDGSNWKYDNKRNDGKRPNRQKSGTLADGTFSFPSGKSLWSNNCSDINNEADDDLNSHVEVNNMLSQWMKKANDSSPVKSSRDENNASGLGADSSQLLMLCNYGYTEKELVKNVDDEKAMAAGEEDRGAFLEDDEAAVVQEQVRQIKAQEEEFETFNLRVVHRKDRTGFEEDKNFQVVLNSVIAGRYHVTEYLGSAAFSKAIQAHDLHTGMDVCIKIIKNNKDFFDQSLDEIKLLKFINKGDPSDKYHVLRLYDYFYYREHLLIVCELLKANLYEFQKFNRESGGEVYFTMPRLQSITIQCLEALQFLHGLGLIHCDLKPENILVKSYSRCEVKVIDLGSSCFETDHLCSYVQSRSYRAPEVILGLPYNKKIDIWSLGCILAELCTGNVLFQNDSPATLLARVIGIVGLIDQEMLAKGRDTHKYFTKSHMLYERNQEINRLEYLIPKKSSMRHRLSMADQGFIDFVVHLLEINPKKRPSASEALKHPWLSYPYEPISP; this is encoded by the exons ATGATGGATGACTTGAGCTCTGTTGACGCCATTTTGAAGTTTTTAAGAAGAAACAACTTTACAAGGGCAGAGGCAGCTTTGCTTAATGAGCTGAAAAGCTGTAACAGTAATAATGTAAATGGGTATCTTGATAGACTTACAGTTGACCGGAAGGACCCGTGTACAGAGCTAGAAGAACGGAACAGGGGCACAAAACATGCTGGAAACCAGGGGAAAAGTGGTGACATTTCCAAGGAGATGAGGCACGTGATTGGGAGGAATGAGTCTGATCGGGATAAGAGAACTACTGATATCTCTGTTGGACAAGTAAGTAAACCCTATGAAATCTCTGAAACCTTGGAGGATATCAAGCTGGATCTGTGTTCATGGAAATTCACTCCTCCAAATGGTCAGATTGAACATTGTCAGAATGATGGTAATATCTATGGGGATAGTTTCTTTGAATTTAAGGTCCCCAGCAATCAAAAAAATTGTCAGGCTGAATTTGATTCAGCTGATGTCAATGCAATATCAGGAAAAGCCTTATGTGTTTCCAACGAGAAAACAACAACATGGTCTGAGAGTTCCAGCAAACCTAAAAACCTGCTGGTTGGTGATAAAACGAAAGGCTACAAGTGTAAGGATGGTTTTGTTGTTATGGATAGTCTGTGTTCAAAAAAAGCAGAACCTGCTGATGGAACACTAGATTTGAGGAAAGATTGTTCTGTCAAAACTGTCTTTCCATTGCCCACAATGGGGGTGTTAAATACCAATGCTTCTCATACTTCAGGGAGAGAGGAGGTATACAAAAAATCTGAAACTGTTGATGCTGAAAAGGCTCTCAGCATTGGTAGCAGTCATGACTTCTTTGAAAGAAACGATATGAACAACATTGGGTTTCTGCCTGCATTCCAGCATCAAAAGGAAGAGCTACCTAGATTGCCTCCAGTGAGACTCAAGGCAGATGAGAAGGCTGTAACTCACACTTATGAAGAGCAGTTTAATAATGTTGGTTATGGTTCAAAAATTACAAATGCCGACAACGGTCCCATTATAGGCTCATATCTCAATGTTCCGTTTGGACAAGAAATAAATCTTGGAG GCATGAAAAGGGGTGGAGGTGGCAGTTGGCTGTCTGTAAGTCATGGAATTACAGAGGATAATTCCGACCTTATGTCTGGTTTCGCTGCTATAAGAGATGGCTTAAGTGAATCTATCGATTATACCAATGAATATTGGGACTCTGATgaatatgatgatgatgacgatatTGGTTACATGAGACAGCCTATCGAAGATGAGGCCTGGTTTTTGGCTCATGAAATTGATTATCCAAGCGACAACGAAAAAGGAACAGGGCATGGTAGTGTACCTGATGCGCAAGAGTCAGGTCCAAGCAAGGAAGATGATAACCAATCATTTGCAGATGAGGATTCCTACTTCTCTGGGGAGAAATATTTAAAACCTGAAAATGTTGGTTCGGCTATAGTCACGGGTGATTCTATAGTTCTGCAGGCGAATGACATTTATGAGAGGACATATGAAAATGGTCTTGTACCTAGGTTTGATGATGATTGCTTGGAAAACAATCACCATGATTCAGTTAGATCTATAGGTGTGGGAATCAACAGTGATGGCATCAATGAGGGTTTCGGAAGGGTCTCAGATCATGAATGTGATGTTGGCTTTGATGGCTCAAATTGGAAGTATGATAATAAAAGGAATGATGGAAAGAGACCAAATAGGCAGAAGAGTGGTACTCTTGCTGATGGGACATTTTCATTTCCCTCTGGAAAATCTTTGTGGTCAAACAACTGCAGTGATATTAACAATGAAGCGGACGATGATTTAAATAGTCATGTAGAGGTGAATAATATGCTATCCCAGTGGATGAAGAAAGCCAATGATTCATCACCCGTCAAGAGCTCTAGGGATGAGAACAATGCTAGTGGCTTAGGAGCAGACAGTTCCCAACTACTAATGCTCTGTAATTATGGTTATACTGAAAAAGAGCTTGTAAAAAATGTAGATGATGAGAAGGCTATGGCTGCAGGGGAAGAAGACAGGGGGGCGTTCTTAGAGGACGATGAAGCAGCTGTTGTGCAAGAGCAGGTAAGACAGATAAAGGCACAGGAAGAAGAGTTTGAAACCTTTAATCTGAGAGTAGTCCATCGGAAGGACAG GACTGGTTTTGAGGAAGACAAGAATTTTCAAGTTGTTCTGAATTCTGTCATAGCTGGCCGATATCATGTCACTGAATACCTTGGATCTGCTGCATTCAGCAAAGCAATCCAAGCCCATGACCTTCATACTGGCATGGatgtttgtattaaaattataaagaacAACAAAGATTTTTTTGATCAGAGCCTTGACGAGATAAAGTTGCTCAAGTTTATCAATAAGGGTGATCCTTCTGACAAATACCACGTTCTTCGATTGTACGACTATTTCTATTATCGA GAGCACTTGTTGATTGTTTGTGAGCTTCTTAAGGCAAATTTATATGAGTTTCAGAAGTTCAACAGAGAATCAGGTGGAGAGGTTTACTTCACTATGCCCAGGTTGCAG TCAATTACTATTCAGTGCTTGGAGGCACTTCAATTCTTACATGGTCTTGGTCTGATACACTGTGACCTGAAACCAGAGAACATCTTGGTGAAGAGCTACAGTAGATGTGAGGTGAAAGTAATTGACCTCGGAAGCAGTTGTTTTGAGACAGATCATCTGTGCTCATATGTGCAATCCCGATCATATCGAGCACCAGAGGTCATCTTGGGACTCCCATATAACAAGAAGATTGATATATGGTCTCTTGGTTGCATCTTAGCTGAGCTTTGTACTGGCAAT GTTCTCTTTCAAAATGATTCGCCTGCCACATTACTTGCTCGGGTGATTGGTATAGTAGGTCTAATTGACCAAGAAATGCTAGCGAAAGGACGTGACACCCACAAATATTTCACCAAAAGTCACATGCTTTATGAACGAAATCAG GAGATAAATCGATTGGAATACTTAATCCCAAAAAAGTCGTCAATGAGGCACCGGTTATCAATGGCAGACCAAGGGTTCATTGACTTTGTTGTTCATCTACTTGAGATAAATCCAAAGAAGCGCCCTTCTGCATCTGAGGCCCTAAAGCATCCGTGGTTATCATATCCATACGAACCCATATCTCCATGA